In one window of Oryza sativa Japonica Group chromosome 9, ASM3414082v1 DNA:
- the LOC4347774 gene encoding protein DETOXIFICATION 45, chloroplastic isoform X1, with protein sequence MELAGGGTGVVRQRAEPLGAGLLLRGGGRSVGGGGIGCARRATLRGLALSPLARRAVSAAGGHFLPRRAVRAAAAAGDGGFYGEEDAASDQPFPARASPSDDANDSTAVRSLGGDHPGEIKKELLNLALPAIVGQAIDPVAQLLETAYIGRLGPVELASAAVGVSVFNIISKLFNIPLLSITTSFVAEDVARHDSDQFTSEGNMSSESGGRKRLPSISSAILLAAAIGVIEASALILGSEILLSIMGVSHASTMHSPAKLFLSLRALGAPAVVVSLAIQGIFRGLKDTKTPLLYSGLGNISAVLLLPFLVYSLNLGLNGAALATIASQYLGMFLLLWSLSKRAVLLPPKIEDLDFVGYIKSGGMLLGRTLSVLITMTLGTAMAARQGTIAMAAHQICLQVWLAVSLLSDALAVSAQALIASSFAKLDYEKVKEVTYYVLKIGLLVGAALALLLFASFGRIAELFSKDPMVLQIVGSGVLFVSASQPINALAFIFDGLHFGVSDFSYSASSMITVGAISSLFLLYAPKVFGLPGVWAGLALFMGLRMTAGFLRLGSRAGPWWFLHQKEPTYKLHSSTC encoded by the exons ATGGAGCTCGCTGGCGGCGGGACGGGGGTCGTGCGGCAGCGCGCCGAGCCGCTGGGTGCTGGCCTCCTActacgcggcggcgggcggagtgTGGGGGGAGGAGGGATCGGCTGCGCCCGTCGCGCCACCCTGCGGGGGCTCGCGCTGTCTCCCCTCGCGAGACGGGCGGTCTCGGCCGCGGGTGGGCACTTCCTCCCCAGGCGCGCCGttcgcgcggcggccgccgccggcgatgggggATTCTACGGCGAGGAGGATGCCGCCAGCGACCAGCCGTTTCCGGCGCGCGCGTCTCCCTCCGATGACGCGAACGATTCTACCGCGGTGCG CAGTTTAGGTGGGGATCATCCTGGAGAAATCAAGAAGGAGCTATTGAATCTGGCTTTACCGGCCATAGTTGGACAAGCAATCGATCCTGTGGCGCAGCTGTTAGAGACTGCATATATTGGTCGTTTAG GTCCTGTAGAGCTTGCCTCAGCTGCCGTGGGTGTGTCAGTCTTCAATATTATATCAAAACTGTTTAACATCCCACTCTTAAGCATCACAACCTCATTTGTGGCTGAAGATGTTGCAAGACATGATTCCGATCAGTTTACTTCAG AAGGGAACATGTCTAGTGAGAGTGGAGGAAGGAAGAGACTCCCCTCCATTTCTTCAGCTATACTTTTGGCTGCTGCAATTGGTGTCATTGAGGCCTCAGCTTTGATTCTGGGGTCTGAAATACTCCTCAGCATTATGGGTGTGTCACAT GCGTCAACCATGCATAGTCCTGCAAAGTTGTTTCTTTCTTTAAGGGCACTTGGTGCTCCTGCCGTAGTGGTTTCATTGGCTATTCAAGGTATCTTTCGTGGATTGAAAGACACAAAGACACCTCTACTTTACAGTG GCTTGGGCAACATCTCAGCTGTGCTTCTACTTCCCTTTCTCGTGTATTCGCTGAACCTTGGATTAAATGGAGCAGCTCTCGCAACTATTGCTTCACA GTATCTTGGTATGTTTCTGCTCCTTTGGTCTTTAAGCAAAAGAGCAGTTCTACTGCCTCCAAAAATTGAAGACCTTGATTTCGTTGGGTACATAAAATCTG GTGGCATGCTATTAGGGAGAACTCTTTCAGTTCTTATAACAATGACCCTTGGAACTGCAATGGCTGCTAGGCAAGGCACAATAGCCATGGCTGCTCATCAAATATGTCTACAGGTTTGGCTGGCGGTATCATTACTTTCGGATGCATTGGCTGTTTCTGCCCAG GCATTGATTGCAAGTTCTTTTGCCAAGCTTGACTATGAAAAGGTCAAGGAGGTCACATACTATGTCTTGAAG ATAGGACTGCTTGTTGGTGCAGCTTTAGCCCTTCTTCTGTTTGCCTCTTTTGGTAGAATTGCAGAACTGTTCTCCAAAGATCCTATGGTTCTACAAATTGTTGGGAGTGGTGTTCTG TTTGTTAGTGCCAGCCAACCAATTAATGCCCTAGCTTTTATCTTCGATGGACTTCACTTCGGTGTCTCAGACTTCTCATATTCTGCTTCTTCAATG ATTACTGTTGGGGCAATATCTTCTTTATTTTTGCTATATGCTCCCAAAGTTTTTGGCCTCCCTGGGGTTTGGGCTGGGCTGGCTCTTTTCATGGGTTTGCGCATGACTGCAGGATTTTTGAG ATTGGGTTCGAGAGCAGGTCCTTGGTGGTTTTTGCACCAGAAAGAGCCAACATACAA ATTACACTCAAGTACATGTTGA
- the LOC4347774 gene encoding protein DETOXIFICATION 45, chloroplastic isoform X2: protein MELAGGGTGVVRQRAEPLGAGLLLRGGGRSVGGGGIGCARRATLRGLALSPLARRAVSAAGGHFLPRRAVRAAAAAGDGGFYGEEDAASDQPFPARASPSDDANDSTAVRLGGDHPGEIKKELLNLALPAIVGQAIDPVAQLLETAYIGRLGPVELASAAVGVSVFNIISKLFNIPLLSITTSFVAEDVARHDSDQFTSEGNMSSESGGRKRLPSISSAILLAAAIGVIEASALILGSEILLSIMGVSHASTMHSPAKLFLSLRALGAPAVVVSLAIQGIFRGLKDTKTPLLYSGLGNISAVLLLPFLVYSLNLGLNGAALATIASQYLGMFLLLWSLSKRAVLLPPKIEDLDFVGYIKSGGMLLGRTLSVLITMTLGTAMAARQGTIAMAAHQICLQVWLAVSLLSDALAVSAQALIASSFAKLDYEKVKEVTYYVLKIGLLVGAALALLLFASFGRIAELFSKDPMVLQIVGSGVLFVSASQPINALAFIFDGLHFGVSDFSYSASSMITVGAISSLFLLYAPKVFGLPGVWAGLALFMGLRMTAGFLRLGSRAGPWWFLHQKEPTYKLHSSTC from the exons ATGGAGCTCGCTGGCGGCGGGACGGGGGTCGTGCGGCAGCGCGCCGAGCCGCTGGGTGCTGGCCTCCTActacgcggcggcgggcggagtgTGGGGGGAGGAGGGATCGGCTGCGCCCGTCGCGCCACCCTGCGGGGGCTCGCGCTGTCTCCCCTCGCGAGACGGGCGGTCTCGGCCGCGGGTGGGCACTTCCTCCCCAGGCGCGCCGttcgcgcggcggccgccgccggcgatgggggATTCTACGGCGAGGAGGATGCCGCCAGCGACCAGCCGTTTCCGGCGCGCGCGTCTCCCTCCGATGACGCGAACGATTCTACCGCGGTGCG TTTAGGTGGGGATCATCCTGGAGAAATCAAGAAGGAGCTATTGAATCTGGCTTTACCGGCCATAGTTGGACAAGCAATCGATCCTGTGGCGCAGCTGTTAGAGACTGCATATATTGGTCGTTTAG GTCCTGTAGAGCTTGCCTCAGCTGCCGTGGGTGTGTCAGTCTTCAATATTATATCAAAACTGTTTAACATCCCACTCTTAAGCATCACAACCTCATTTGTGGCTGAAGATGTTGCAAGACATGATTCCGATCAGTTTACTTCAG AAGGGAACATGTCTAGTGAGAGTGGAGGAAGGAAGAGACTCCCCTCCATTTCTTCAGCTATACTTTTGGCTGCTGCAATTGGTGTCATTGAGGCCTCAGCTTTGATTCTGGGGTCTGAAATACTCCTCAGCATTATGGGTGTGTCACAT GCGTCAACCATGCATAGTCCTGCAAAGTTGTTTCTTTCTTTAAGGGCACTTGGTGCTCCTGCCGTAGTGGTTTCATTGGCTATTCAAGGTATCTTTCGTGGATTGAAAGACACAAAGACACCTCTACTTTACAGTG GCTTGGGCAACATCTCAGCTGTGCTTCTACTTCCCTTTCTCGTGTATTCGCTGAACCTTGGATTAAATGGAGCAGCTCTCGCAACTATTGCTTCACA GTATCTTGGTATGTTTCTGCTCCTTTGGTCTTTAAGCAAAAGAGCAGTTCTACTGCCTCCAAAAATTGAAGACCTTGATTTCGTTGGGTACATAAAATCTG GTGGCATGCTATTAGGGAGAACTCTTTCAGTTCTTATAACAATGACCCTTGGAACTGCAATGGCTGCTAGGCAAGGCACAATAGCCATGGCTGCTCATCAAATATGTCTACAGGTTTGGCTGGCGGTATCATTACTTTCGGATGCATTGGCTGTTTCTGCCCAG GCATTGATTGCAAGTTCTTTTGCCAAGCTTGACTATGAAAAGGTCAAGGAGGTCACATACTATGTCTTGAAG ATAGGACTGCTTGTTGGTGCAGCTTTAGCCCTTCTTCTGTTTGCCTCTTTTGGTAGAATTGCAGAACTGTTCTCCAAAGATCCTATGGTTCTACAAATTGTTGGGAGTGGTGTTCTG TTTGTTAGTGCCAGCCAACCAATTAATGCCCTAGCTTTTATCTTCGATGGACTTCACTTCGGTGTCTCAGACTTCTCATATTCTGCTTCTTCAATG ATTACTGTTGGGGCAATATCTTCTTTATTTTTGCTATATGCTCCCAAAGTTTTTGGCCTCCCTGGGGTTTGGGCTGGGCTGGCTCTTTTCATGGGTTTGCGCATGACTGCAGGATTTTTGAG ATTGGGTTCGAGAGCAGGTCCTTGGTGGTTTTTGCACCAGAAAGAGCCAACATACAA ATTACACTCAAGTACATGTTGA
- the LOC4347774 gene encoding protein DETOXIFICATION 45, chloroplastic isoform X3, giving the protein MELAGGGTGVVRQRAEPLGAGLLLRGGGRSVGGGGIGCARRATLRGLALSPLARRAVSAAGGHFLPRRAVRAAAAAGDGGFYGEEDAASDQPFPARASPSDDANDSTAVRSLGGDHPGEIKKELLNLALPAIVGQAIDPVAQLLETAYIGRLGPVELASAAVGVSVFNIISKLFNIPLLSITTSFVAEDVARHDSDQFTSGNMSSESGGRKRLPSISSAILLAAAIGVIEASALILGSEILLSIMGVSHASTMHSPAKLFLSLRALGAPAVVVSLAIQGIFRGLKDTKTPLLYSGLGNISAVLLLPFLVYSLNLGLNGAALATIASQYLGMFLLLWSLSKRAVLLPPKIEDLDFVGYIKSGGMLLGRTLSVLITMTLGTAMAARQGTIAMAAHQICLQVWLAVSLLSDALAVSAQALIASSFAKLDYEKVKEVTYYVLKIGLLVGAALALLLFASFGRIAELFSKDPMVLQIVGSGVLFVSASQPINALAFIFDGLHFGVSDFSYSASSMITVGAISSLFLLYAPKVFGLPGVWAGLALFMGLRMTAGFLRLGSRAGPWWFLHQKEPTYKLHSSTC; this is encoded by the exons ATGGAGCTCGCTGGCGGCGGGACGGGGGTCGTGCGGCAGCGCGCCGAGCCGCTGGGTGCTGGCCTCCTActacgcggcggcgggcggagtgTGGGGGGAGGAGGGATCGGCTGCGCCCGTCGCGCCACCCTGCGGGGGCTCGCGCTGTCTCCCCTCGCGAGACGGGCGGTCTCGGCCGCGGGTGGGCACTTCCTCCCCAGGCGCGCCGttcgcgcggcggccgccgccggcgatgggggATTCTACGGCGAGGAGGATGCCGCCAGCGACCAGCCGTTTCCGGCGCGCGCGTCTCCCTCCGATGACGCGAACGATTCTACCGCGGTGCG CAGTTTAGGTGGGGATCATCCTGGAGAAATCAAGAAGGAGCTATTGAATCTGGCTTTACCGGCCATAGTTGGACAAGCAATCGATCCTGTGGCGCAGCTGTTAGAGACTGCATATATTGGTCGTTTAG GTCCTGTAGAGCTTGCCTCAGCTGCCGTGGGTGTGTCAGTCTTCAATATTATATCAAAACTGTTTAACATCCCACTCTTAAGCATCACAACCTCATTTGTGGCTGAAGATGTTGCAAGACATGATTCCGATCAGTTTACTTCAG GGAACATGTCTAGTGAGAGTGGAGGAAGGAAGAGACTCCCCTCCATTTCTTCAGCTATACTTTTGGCTGCTGCAATTGGTGTCATTGAGGCCTCAGCTTTGATTCTGGGGTCTGAAATACTCCTCAGCATTATGGGTGTGTCACAT GCGTCAACCATGCATAGTCCTGCAAAGTTGTTTCTTTCTTTAAGGGCACTTGGTGCTCCTGCCGTAGTGGTTTCATTGGCTATTCAAGGTATCTTTCGTGGATTGAAAGACACAAAGACACCTCTACTTTACAGTG GCTTGGGCAACATCTCAGCTGTGCTTCTACTTCCCTTTCTCGTGTATTCGCTGAACCTTGGATTAAATGGAGCAGCTCTCGCAACTATTGCTTCACA GTATCTTGGTATGTTTCTGCTCCTTTGGTCTTTAAGCAAAAGAGCAGTTCTACTGCCTCCAAAAATTGAAGACCTTGATTTCGTTGGGTACATAAAATCTG GTGGCATGCTATTAGGGAGAACTCTTTCAGTTCTTATAACAATGACCCTTGGAACTGCAATGGCTGCTAGGCAAGGCACAATAGCCATGGCTGCTCATCAAATATGTCTACAGGTTTGGCTGGCGGTATCATTACTTTCGGATGCATTGGCTGTTTCTGCCCAG GCATTGATTGCAAGTTCTTTTGCCAAGCTTGACTATGAAAAGGTCAAGGAGGTCACATACTATGTCTTGAAG ATAGGACTGCTTGTTGGTGCAGCTTTAGCCCTTCTTCTGTTTGCCTCTTTTGGTAGAATTGCAGAACTGTTCTCCAAAGATCCTATGGTTCTACAAATTGTTGGGAGTGGTGTTCTG TTTGTTAGTGCCAGCCAACCAATTAATGCCCTAGCTTTTATCTTCGATGGACTTCACTTCGGTGTCTCAGACTTCTCATATTCTGCTTCTTCAATG ATTACTGTTGGGGCAATATCTTCTTTATTTTTGCTATATGCTCCCAAAGTTTTTGGCCTCCCTGGGGTTTGGGCTGGGCTGGCTCTTTTCATGGGTTTGCGCATGACTGCAGGATTTTTGAG ATTGGGTTCGAGAGCAGGTCCTTGGTGGTTTTTGCACCAGAAAGAGCCAACATACAA ATTACACTCAAGTACATGTTGA
- the LOC4347774 gene encoding protein DETOXIFICATION 45, chloroplastic isoform X4, producing MELAGGGTGVVRQRAEPLGAGLLLRGGGRSVGGGGIGCARRATLRGLALSPLARRAVSAAGGHFLPRRAVRAAAAAGDGGFYGEEDAASDQPFPARASPSDDANDSTAVRLGGDHPGEIKKELLNLALPAIVGQAIDPVAQLLETAYIGRLGPVELASAAVGVSVFNIISKLFNIPLLSITTSFVAEDVARHDSDQFTSGNMSSESGGRKRLPSISSAILLAAAIGVIEASALILGSEILLSIMGVSHASTMHSPAKLFLSLRALGAPAVVVSLAIQGIFRGLKDTKTPLLYSGLGNISAVLLLPFLVYSLNLGLNGAALATIASQYLGMFLLLWSLSKRAVLLPPKIEDLDFVGYIKSGGMLLGRTLSVLITMTLGTAMAARQGTIAMAAHQICLQVWLAVSLLSDALAVSAQALIASSFAKLDYEKVKEVTYYVLKIGLLVGAALALLLFASFGRIAELFSKDPMVLQIVGSGVLFVSASQPINALAFIFDGLHFGVSDFSYSASSMITVGAISSLFLLYAPKVFGLPGVWAGLALFMGLRMTAGFLRLGSRAGPWWFLHQKEPTYKLHSSTC from the exons ATGGAGCTCGCTGGCGGCGGGACGGGGGTCGTGCGGCAGCGCGCCGAGCCGCTGGGTGCTGGCCTCCTActacgcggcggcgggcggagtgTGGGGGGAGGAGGGATCGGCTGCGCCCGTCGCGCCACCCTGCGGGGGCTCGCGCTGTCTCCCCTCGCGAGACGGGCGGTCTCGGCCGCGGGTGGGCACTTCCTCCCCAGGCGCGCCGttcgcgcggcggccgccgccggcgatgggggATTCTACGGCGAGGAGGATGCCGCCAGCGACCAGCCGTTTCCGGCGCGCGCGTCTCCCTCCGATGACGCGAACGATTCTACCGCGGTGCG TTTAGGTGGGGATCATCCTGGAGAAATCAAGAAGGAGCTATTGAATCTGGCTTTACCGGCCATAGTTGGACAAGCAATCGATCCTGTGGCGCAGCTGTTAGAGACTGCATATATTGGTCGTTTAG GTCCTGTAGAGCTTGCCTCAGCTGCCGTGGGTGTGTCAGTCTTCAATATTATATCAAAACTGTTTAACATCCCACTCTTAAGCATCACAACCTCATTTGTGGCTGAAGATGTTGCAAGACATGATTCCGATCAGTTTACTTCAG GGAACATGTCTAGTGAGAGTGGAGGAAGGAAGAGACTCCCCTCCATTTCTTCAGCTATACTTTTGGCTGCTGCAATTGGTGTCATTGAGGCCTCAGCTTTGATTCTGGGGTCTGAAATACTCCTCAGCATTATGGGTGTGTCACAT GCGTCAACCATGCATAGTCCTGCAAAGTTGTTTCTTTCTTTAAGGGCACTTGGTGCTCCTGCCGTAGTGGTTTCATTGGCTATTCAAGGTATCTTTCGTGGATTGAAAGACACAAAGACACCTCTACTTTACAGTG GCTTGGGCAACATCTCAGCTGTGCTTCTACTTCCCTTTCTCGTGTATTCGCTGAACCTTGGATTAAATGGAGCAGCTCTCGCAACTATTGCTTCACA GTATCTTGGTATGTTTCTGCTCCTTTGGTCTTTAAGCAAAAGAGCAGTTCTACTGCCTCCAAAAATTGAAGACCTTGATTTCGTTGGGTACATAAAATCTG GTGGCATGCTATTAGGGAGAACTCTTTCAGTTCTTATAACAATGACCCTTGGAACTGCAATGGCTGCTAGGCAAGGCACAATAGCCATGGCTGCTCATCAAATATGTCTACAGGTTTGGCTGGCGGTATCATTACTTTCGGATGCATTGGCTGTTTCTGCCCAG GCATTGATTGCAAGTTCTTTTGCCAAGCTTGACTATGAAAAGGTCAAGGAGGTCACATACTATGTCTTGAAG ATAGGACTGCTTGTTGGTGCAGCTTTAGCCCTTCTTCTGTTTGCCTCTTTTGGTAGAATTGCAGAACTGTTCTCCAAAGATCCTATGGTTCTACAAATTGTTGGGAGTGGTGTTCTG TTTGTTAGTGCCAGCCAACCAATTAATGCCCTAGCTTTTATCTTCGATGGACTTCACTTCGGTGTCTCAGACTTCTCATATTCTGCTTCTTCAATG ATTACTGTTGGGGCAATATCTTCTTTATTTTTGCTATATGCTCCCAAAGTTTTTGGCCTCCCTGGGGTTTGGGCTGGGCTGGCTCTTTTCATGGGTTTGCGCATGACTGCAGGATTTTTGAG ATTGGGTTCGAGAGCAGGTCCTTGGTGGTTTTTGCACCAGAAAGAGCCAACATACAA ATTACACTCAAGTACATGTTGA
- the LOC4347775 gene encoding probable flavin-containing monooxygenase 1, with the protein MDRKRVGIIGAGVSGLAACKHSLDKGFNPIVFEADDTIGGVWAHTLESTRLQAPTTAFRFSDLAWPATVTEKYPSHRKVMEYLRSYASEFDLLKCIRFNSQVLGVEYLGATEGEIMQWEHWSGNGEAFGAQKDGVWRLTVKDLKIGNIEVFLVDFLIVCIGRHSGSPNIPEFPANSGLELFKGKILHSIDYSYMDNAAEFVKGKKVTIIGSGKSAFDIAAEVAKVNGETQPCTMIYRTRHWLVHKSSICGVDLSYFYLNRISQLLVHKPGEGFLYYVLATALSPLRWAISKVIETYFKQSIPLQKHGMVPDYSFSFAMSSCLIAMLPEGFYDKVDEGSIILKKSKRFSFFNDGIILEDGNEHIKSDIVILATGFRGDQKLRDIFTANWCKEKVAGSSATAVPLYRECIHPRIPQLAIVGYSESLTNIYASERMANWVTHFLGGRFKLPSIRCMEESVAEWAKYKDLYNGKYFRRSCISTVNIWFNDILCQDIGCNPKRKKGVLAEWFQPYGPADYASLY; encoded by the exons atggacaggaagaggGTTGGCATCATCGGCGCCGGTGTGAGCGGCCTAGCAGCATGCAAGCACTCACTGGACAAAGGATTCAACCCAATCGTGTTCGAAGCAGACGACACCATCGGTGGCGTCTGGGCACACACCTTGGAGTCAACAAGGCTCCAGGCACCAACCACGGCATTCAGGTTCTCAGACCTGGCATGGCCAGCAACTGTGACAGAGAAGTACCCAAGCCATAGGAAGGTCATGGAGTACCTGAGGTCATATGCCAGCGAGTTTGATCTCCTCAAGTGCATCAGGTTCAATAGCCAGGTGCTTGGAGTTGAATACCTTGGTGCAACCGAGGGAGAGATAATGCAGTGGGAGCACTGGTCTGGCAATGGTGAGGCATTTGGTGCTCAGAAAGATGGGGTGTGGCGCCTCACCGTGAAGGACTTGAAAATTGGTAACATTGAG GTTTTTCTAGTGGATTTTCTAATCGTGTGCATTGGAAGGCACAGCGGAAGCCCAAATATCCCAGAATTTCCGGCAAACAGTGGCCTAGAGTTGTTCAAGGGGAAAATCTTGCACTCAATAGATTACTCTTACATGGATAATGCAGCTGAATTTGTCAAAGGGAAGAAGGTGACTATAATAGGCTCTGGAAAATCTGCATTTGACATCGCTGCAGAGGTCGCCAAGGTGAATG GTGAAACCCAGCCATGTACCATGATATATAGAACAAGGCACTGGTTGGTACACAAATCTAGTATTTGCGGAGTTGACCTCAGTTACTTCTATCTTAACCGTATTTCACAGCTACTAGTTCATAAACCCGGTGAAGGATTTCTATATTATGTTTTAGCCACTGCGCTCTCTCCCTTG AGATGGGCAATCTCAAAAGTAATTGAAACTTACTTCAAGCAAAGCATTCCTTTACAAAAGCATGGGATGGTTCCTGACTACAGCTTCTCCTTTGCCATGTCGTCTTGCTTGATTGCAATGCTACCAGAGGGGTTTTATGATAAGGTTGATGAAGGCAGCATTATTCTCAAGAAATCCAAGAGGTTCAGCTTCTTTAATGATGGAATCATCCTGGAAGATGGAAATGAACACATAAAGAGTGACATTGtaattctagcaacaggattTAGGGGAGATCAGAAACTTAGAGACATCTTCACAGCAAACTGGTGCAAAGAGAAAGTGGCAGGGTCATCAGCTACTGCGGTCCCTCTATACAG AGAATGCATCCATCCTCGGATTCCTCAGTTAGCAATTGTTGGATACTCTGAGAGCCTTACCAACATATATGCCTCAGAAAGGATGGCCAATTGGGTTACGCATTTCCTGGGTGGTCGCTTCAAATTACCAAGCATAAGATGTATGGAAGAGAGTGTAGCAGAGTGGGCTAAATATAAGGATCTTTACAACGGAAAGTACTTTCGCAGGTCCTGTATAAGCACCGTTAACATTTGGTTTAACGATATCTTATGCCAAGACATTGGATGCAACCCTAAAAGGAAGAAAGGAGTACTGGCTGAATGGTTCCAGCCATATGGGCCTGCTGATTATGCGAGTCTTTACTGA